Proteins encoded in a region of the Panicum hallii strain FIL2 chromosome 3, PHallii_v3.1, whole genome shotgun sequence genome:
- the LOC112884057 gene encoding multiple RNA-binding domain-containing protein 1 isoform X1: protein MSSRLCVKNLPKGADERRLREVFSRKGEVTDTKVIRTKDGKSRQFAFIGFRTNEEAEEALKYFNNTYIDTCKITCEVARKIGDPDTPRPWSRHSLKKPEYDSKNKPKAGAVDALPKSTKVQGTAADVRGSKGSVANDPKFQEFLEVMQPRSKAKMWANDTTGTLDTAVKDSVVATKESKRLQKNVPVSENDASSEDSSDEEMKNDSSSEDASEELQTKSKQDNDMTDADFFKSKIKKNWPDSESDDEDSGDNSNSTTDDENSSDESQDADNQFVDLKGGLDKKINVDKDTRMQHTDLQEVEDHDNKESEDLDGRQKETKTHEDEDASSITDEKKLALETGRLFFCNLPYATTEDDLVELCSQYGDVEQAHIVVDKNTKFSTGRGYVLFNLPDSAVRALDELDNSSFQGRLLRVKAAKPVNNKKLESTHATVDMKMNLKQQKWEQKKASEISGDTRAWNSFYMRQDTVVENVARKNGISKSELLDREADDLAVRIALGETHVIAETKKYLSRSGVNVAALEELASKRNEKSKRSNHVILVKNLPFSTSEEELAAMFQKHGSLDKIVLPPTRVFALVVFVEATEARHAFKKLLYTRYKDTPLYLEWAPENILSPTSAPVDEDEKNVVGERIVTKAIVDQTVEGVSAEEIDPDRVESRSVFVKNLNFKTTDESLSQHFSTKIKSGSLKSVKVKKHVKNGKNVSMGFGFVEFDSVETATSVCKDLQGTVLDGHALILQLCHGKKDGQAAKKNDKDKSSTKLLVRNVAFEATDKDLRQLFSPFGQIKSLRLPMKFGSHRGFAFVEYVTKQEAQNALQALASTHLYGRHLVIERAKEGDTLEELRARTAAQFVDEHSGFQRMSKKRKQSSLVDEGSV from the exons ATGTCGTCACGCCTGTGCGTGAAGAACCTCCCCAAGGGCGCCGACGAGAGGCGCCTGCGGGAGGTGTTCTCGCGGAAGGGTGAGGTCACCGACACCAAGGTCATCCGAACAAA GGATGGTAAGAGTAGGCAATTTGCATTCATTGGTTTCAGGACCAATGAAGAGGCAGAGGAGGCCCTCAAGTATTTCAACAATACATACATTGACACTTGCAAGATCACCTGTGAG GTTGCCCGTAAGATAGGTGACCCTGATACTCCTCGCCCTTGGAGCCGCCATTCTTTAAAGAAGCCTGAATATGATAGTAAAAACAAACCTAAGGCTGGGGCTGTAGATGCACTGCCAAAAAGTACCAAGGTCCAAGGAACGGCTGCTGATGTTAGAGGTTCTAAAGGCAGTGTAGCTAATGATCCCAAGTTCCAAGAGTTCCTTGAAGTTATGCAGCCCCGTTCTAAAGCAAAGATGTGGGCAAATGATACAACTGGTACTCTTGACACTGCGGTAAAAGATAGTGTGGTAGCCACAAAAGAATCTAAGAGACTTCAAAAGAATGTTCCAGTTTCTGAGAATGATGCATCTTCTGAAGATTCTTCTGATGAGGAAATGAAAAATGATTCGTCTTCCGAAGATGCTTCGGAAGAGCTACAAACAAAGAGTAAACAAGACAATGATATGACAGATGCAGATTTCTTTAAGAgtaaaatcaagaaaaactgGCCGGATTCTGAATCAGACGATGAAGATTCTGGTGACAACTCAAACAGCACCACTGATGATGAAAACTCATCTGATGAATCACAAGATGCAGATAACCAGTTTGTGGATCTGAAGGGCGGTCTGGACAAGAAAATCAATGTGGATAAGGACACACGTATGCAGCATACTGACTTGCAAGAGGTGGAAGACCATGACAACAAAGAGAGTGAAGATCTTGATGGCAGGCAAAAAGAAACTAAAACTCATGAAGATGAAGATGCTTCTTCAATTACTGATGAAAAGAAGTTGGCCCTGGAGACTGGCCGTCTATTTTTCTGCAATCTTCCATATGCAACCAC TGAAGATGATTTGGTGGAGCTGTGCAGCCAGTATGGTGATGTTGAACAGGCCCATATTGTTGTTGATAAAAACACTAAGTTCTCAACTGGCAGAGGTTATGTGCTTTTTAACCTTCCAGACTCAGCAGTGAG GGCACTTGATGAACTAGATAACTCAAGTTTTCAGGGCCGTCTATTACGTGTTAAGGCTGCTAAACCAGTAAACAATAAGAAGTTAGA GTCTACTCATGCAACTGTTGACATGAAAATGAATCTCAAGCAGCAAAAGTGGGAACAAAAGAAAGCTTCTGAAATCAGTGGGGATACGAGAGCATGGAACAGCTTTTACATGCGTCAGGATACT GTTGTTGAAAACGTGGCAAGGAAGAATGGTATCAGTAAGAGTGAATTACTTGATAGAGAAGCGGATGATCTTGCTGTTCGCATTGCTCTTGGTGAGACACATGTCATCGCAGAGACCAAGAAATATCTATCTAGGTCTGGAGTTAATGTTGCTGCATTGGAAGAACTTGCTTCCAAAAGAAATGAGAAGTCAAAAAGAAGCAACCATGTGATACTAGTTAAGAACTTGCCATTTAGCACTTCTGAGGAAGAACTTGCAGCAATGTTTCAGAAACATGGCAGTTTGGATAAAATTGTTCTACCTCCAACCAGAGTATTTGCCTTG GTAGTCTTTGTTGAAGCAACAGAGGCCCGACACGCATTCAAGAAGTTACTATATACACGATACAA GGATACTCCTCTATATTTGGAGTGGGCACCTGAGAACATTTTATCTCCTACCTCAGCACCAGTAGATGAGGATGAAAAAAATGTGGTTGGTGAGCGTATTGTTACTAAAGCAATTGTAGATCAAACTGTGGAAGGAGTAAGCGCTGAAGAGATTGATCCTGACAGGGTGGAG TCACGATCTGTGTTTGTCAAGAATTTAAACTTCAAGACAACAGATGAATCATTGAGCCAGCATTTCAGTACAAAGATAAAGAGCGGCAGTCTTAAAAGTGTGAAG GTGAAGAAGCATGTTAAGAATGGCAAGAATGTTTCCATGGGATTTGGATTTGTTGAATTCGACTCAGTTGAAACTGCTACCAGTGTGTGCAAGGATCTGCAG GGAACGGTTCTGGATGGACATGCTTTGATCTTGCAACTGTGTCATGGGAAGAAAGATGGTCAGGCCGCAAAGAAGAATGACAAGGATAAAAGTTCAACAAAACTGCTTGTGCGTAATGTAGCATTTGAAGCAACTGATAAGGACCTCAGGCAGTTATTTAGTCCGTTTGGCCAG ATCAAAAGCCTCAGGTTGCCGATGAAGTTTGGAAGTCACAGAGGTTTTGCATTTGTCGAATACGTCACAAAGCAAGAGGCACAGAATGCTCTGCAAGCCCTTGCAAGCACTCATCTCTATGGTCGACACCTG GTGATTGAGCGGGCAAAGGAAGGAGACACTCTTGAAGAACTGCGAGCAAGGACTGCAGCACAGTTTGTGGATGAACACAGCGGTTTCCAGAGGATGTCCAAAAAGAGGAAACAAAGCAGTCTTGTGGATGAGGGCTCAGTTTAA
- the LOC112884057 gene encoding multiple RNA-binding domain-containing protein 1 isoform X2 yields the protein MSSRLCVKNLPKGADERRLREVFSRKGEVTDTKVIRTKTNEEAEEALKYFNNTYIDTCKITCEVARKIGDPDTPRPWSRHSLKKPEYDSKNKPKAGAVDALPKSTKVQGTAADVRGSKGSVANDPKFQEFLEVMQPRSKAKMWANDTTGTLDTAVKDSVVATKESKRLQKNVPVSENDASSEDSSDEEMKNDSSSEDASEELQTKSKQDNDMTDADFFKSKIKKNWPDSESDDEDSGDNSNSTTDDENSSDESQDADNQFVDLKGGLDKKINVDKDTRMQHTDLQEVEDHDNKESEDLDGRQKETKTHEDEDASSITDEKKLALETGRLFFCNLPYATTEDDLVELCSQYGDVEQAHIVVDKNTKFSTGRGYVLFNLPDSAVRALDELDNSSFQGRLLRVKAAKPVNNKKLESTHATVDMKMNLKQQKWEQKKASEISGDTRAWNSFYMRQDTVVENVARKNGISKSELLDREADDLAVRIALGETHVIAETKKYLSRSGVNVAALEELASKRNEKSKRSNHVILVKNLPFSTSEEELAAMFQKHGSLDKIVLPPTRVFALVVFVEATEARHAFKKLLYTRYKDTPLYLEWAPENILSPTSAPVDEDEKNVVGERIVTKAIVDQTVEGVSAEEIDPDRVESRSVFVKNLNFKTTDESLSQHFSTKIKSGSLKSVKVKKHVKNGKNVSMGFGFVEFDSVETATSVCKDLQGTVLDGHALILQLCHGKKDGQAAKKNDKDKSSTKLLVRNVAFEATDKDLRQLFSPFGQIKSLRLPMKFGSHRGFAFVEYVTKQEAQNALQALASTHLYGRHLVIERAKEGDTLEELRARTAAQFVDEHSGFQRMSKKRKQSSLVDEGSV from the exons ATGTCGTCACGCCTGTGCGTGAAGAACCTCCCCAAGGGCGCCGACGAGAGGCGCCTGCGGGAGGTGTTCTCGCGGAAGGGTGAGGTCACCGACACCAAGGTCATCCGAACAAA GACCAATGAAGAGGCAGAGGAGGCCCTCAAGTATTTCAACAATACATACATTGACACTTGCAAGATCACCTGTGAG GTTGCCCGTAAGATAGGTGACCCTGATACTCCTCGCCCTTGGAGCCGCCATTCTTTAAAGAAGCCTGAATATGATAGTAAAAACAAACCTAAGGCTGGGGCTGTAGATGCACTGCCAAAAAGTACCAAGGTCCAAGGAACGGCTGCTGATGTTAGAGGTTCTAAAGGCAGTGTAGCTAATGATCCCAAGTTCCAAGAGTTCCTTGAAGTTATGCAGCCCCGTTCTAAAGCAAAGATGTGGGCAAATGATACAACTGGTACTCTTGACACTGCGGTAAAAGATAGTGTGGTAGCCACAAAAGAATCTAAGAGACTTCAAAAGAATGTTCCAGTTTCTGAGAATGATGCATCTTCTGAAGATTCTTCTGATGAGGAAATGAAAAATGATTCGTCTTCCGAAGATGCTTCGGAAGAGCTACAAACAAAGAGTAAACAAGACAATGATATGACAGATGCAGATTTCTTTAAGAgtaaaatcaagaaaaactgGCCGGATTCTGAATCAGACGATGAAGATTCTGGTGACAACTCAAACAGCACCACTGATGATGAAAACTCATCTGATGAATCACAAGATGCAGATAACCAGTTTGTGGATCTGAAGGGCGGTCTGGACAAGAAAATCAATGTGGATAAGGACACACGTATGCAGCATACTGACTTGCAAGAGGTGGAAGACCATGACAACAAAGAGAGTGAAGATCTTGATGGCAGGCAAAAAGAAACTAAAACTCATGAAGATGAAGATGCTTCTTCAATTACTGATGAAAAGAAGTTGGCCCTGGAGACTGGCCGTCTATTTTTCTGCAATCTTCCATATGCAACCAC TGAAGATGATTTGGTGGAGCTGTGCAGCCAGTATGGTGATGTTGAACAGGCCCATATTGTTGTTGATAAAAACACTAAGTTCTCAACTGGCAGAGGTTATGTGCTTTTTAACCTTCCAGACTCAGCAGTGAG GGCACTTGATGAACTAGATAACTCAAGTTTTCAGGGCCGTCTATTACGTGTTAAGGCTGCTAAACCAGTAAACAATAAGAAGTTAGA GTCTACTCATGCAACTGTTGACATGAAAATGAATCTCAAGCAGCAAAAGTGGGAACAAAAGAAAGCTTCTGAAATCAGTGGGGATACGAGAGCATGGAACAGCTTTTACATGCGTCAGGATACT GTTGTTGAAAACGTGGCAAGGAAGAATGGTATCAGTAAGAGTGAATTACTTGATAGAGAAGCGGATGATCTTGCTGTTCGCATTGCTCTTGGTGAGACACATGTCATCGCAGAGACCAAGAAATATCTATCTAGGTCTGGAGTTAATGTTGCTGCATTGGAAGAACTTGCTTCCAAAAGAAATGAGAAGTCAAAAAGAAGCAACCATGTGATACTAGTTAAGAACTTGCCATTTAGCACTTCTGAGGAAGAACTTGCAGCAATGTTTCAGAAACATGGCAGTTTGGATAAAATTGTTCTACCTCCAACCAGAGTATTTGCCTTG GTAGTCTTTGTTGAAGCAACAGAGGCCCGACACGCATTCAAGAAGTTACTATATACACGATACAA GGATACTCCTCTATATTTGGAGTGGGCACCTGAGAACATTTTATCTCCTACCTCAGCACCAGTAGATGAGGATGAAAAAAATGTGGTTGGTGAGCGTATTGTTACTAAAGCAATTGTAGATCAAACTGTGGAAGGAGTAAGCGCTGAAGAGATTGATCCTGACAGGGTGGAG TCACGATCTGTGTTTGTCAAGAATTTAAACTTCAAGACAACAGATGAATCATTGAGCCAGCATTTCAGTACAAAGATAAAGAGCGGCAGTCTTAAAAGTGTGAAG GTGAAGAAGCATGTTAAGAATGGCAAGAATGTTTCCATGGGATTTGGATTTGTTGAATTCGACTCAGTTGAAACTGCTACCAGTGTGTGCAAGGATCTGCAG GGAACGGTTCTGGATGGACATGCTTTGATCTTGCAACTGTGTCATGGGAAGAAAGATGGTCAGGCCGCAAAGAAGAATGACAAGGATAAAAGTTCAACAAAACTGCTTGTGCGTAATGTAGCATTTGAAGCAACTGATAAGGACCTCAGGCAGTTATTTAGTCCGTTTGGCCAG ATCAAAAGCCTCAGGTTGCCGATGAAGTTTGGAAGTCACAGAGGTTTTGCATTTGTCGAATACGTCACAAAGCAAGAGGCACAGAATGCTCTGCAAGCCCTTGCAAGCACTCATCTCTATGGTCGACACCTG GTGATTGAGCGGGCAAAGGAAGGAGACACTCTTGAAGAACTGCGAGCAAGGACTGCAGCACAGTTTGTGGATGAACACAGCGGTTTCCAGAGGATGTCCAAAAAGAGGAAACAAAGCAGTCTTGTGGATGAGGGCTCAGTTTAA